From the Daphnia magna isolate NIES linkage group LG3, ASM2063170v1.1, whole genome shotgun sequence genome, one window contains:
- the LOC116919313 gene encoding uncharacterized protein LOC116919313: MTARQYYKESELSREPENLKVSFFCNDEKTGQYQLICSDFPPPDESILMESEYPKAIFDEGLEQEGWNMFDEDDEDPEEYDLPLSIIAGNNFDRIQRTRLLSAAFFLKHGLTKTGLGDFFDILNISSGHQDEELRSPYMLMKRYGLLKAGLKRIYPFTACSKTLKNDSSGYPTEIQPCGHNYLQETSDKCYTLLLPVEEQVKFFLRYHGIKNKNTVINDYEDRKGDVFTGDSYKPYVKDGLINDHTITMPINTDGAQKF; the protein is encoded by the exons ATGACCGCGCGACAATATTACAAGGAGTCAGAATTATCTCGCGAACCTGAAAATCTTAAAGTATCTTTTTTCTGTAATGATGAA AAGACTGGTCAATATCAGCTGATTTGTTCCGATTTCCCCCCCCCTGATGAATCTATCCTAATGGAATCGGAATACCCAAAAGCAATTTTTGACGAAGGGCTGGAGCAGGAAGGGTGGAACATGTTTGATGAAGATGACGAAGATCCAGAAGAATATGATCTTCCTCTTTCC ATTATAGCGGGGAATAATTTTGATCGCATTCAAAGAACGCGGCTACTTTCAGCAgcatttttcttaaaacacGGCTTAACTAAGACAGGCCTTGGTGATTTCTTTGACATTTTAAATATATCATCTGGGCATCAAGACGAAGAGCTTAGAAGCCCATATATGCTAATGAAAAGATATGGGCTTTTAAAAGCTGGCTTGAAAAGAATATATCCATTCACTGCGTGCTCAAAGACACTTAAAAATGACTCAAGTGGTTATCCGACCGAAATTCAGCCTTGCGGTCACAACTATTTGCAGGAAACGTCAGACAAATGCTATACGCTCTTACTCCCCGTCGAAGAACAAGTGAAATTTTTTCTACGTTACCAtggaattaaaaacaaaaatactgtTATCAATGATTATGAAGACAGAAAAGGCGACGTATTTACCGGTGATAGTTATAAGCCGTACGTGAAAGATGGGCTAATTAACGACCATACAATAACTATGCCAATAAACACTGATGGGGctcaaaaattttaa